A single genomic interval of Melitaea cinxia chromosome 18, ilMelCinx1.1, whole genome shotgun sequence harbors:
- the LOC123662325 gene encoding 39S ribosomal protein L11, mitochondrial: protein MSKSVSRLKSMKKVADKIDHSSKLRTDIPAGMAAAGPPLGPMLGQRNINIAAFCKDFNERTANIKPGIPLPTRVKVNADRSYQLVIHQPPSTYFLKQAAGVSRGAMEPIREICGKITLKHLYEIAKIKSQDPPLEWKSLKEICTMLIATARTCGIEVVKELDPKEYGEFLQQRKVVVEEQKKLLQEKREAKMLRTA from the exons atgtctAAATCAGTTTCTCGTTTGAAATCTATGAAGAAAGTAGCTGATAAAATCGATCATTCTTCTAAACTAAGAACCGATATTCCTGCTGGTATGGCGGCAGCGGGTCCTCCTCTGGGACCTATGCTTGGAcag cgtaatataaatatagcgGCCTTCTGTAAAGATTTCAACGAACGTACTGCAAATATAAAACCAGGAATACCATTGCCAACTCGAGTCAAAGTGAACGCTGACAGATCTTATCAGCTCGTTATTCATCAGCCTCCAAGCACATATTTCCTTAAACAGGCTGCTGGTGTTAGCCGTGGTGCAATGGAaccaa TTCGAGAAATTTGTGGTAAAATAACATTGAAACATTTGTAtgaaatagctaaaataaagTCTCAAGATCCACCACTTGAATGGAAATCACTAAAAGAAATATGTACAATGCTAATTGCTACAGCAAGAACTTGTGGTATTGAAGTAGTGAAAGAACTTGATCCTAAG GAATATGGTGAATTTCTACAACAGAGAAAGGTTGTGGTAGAAGAGCAAAAGAAACTATTGCAAGAAAAGAGAGAAGCTAAGATGTTAAGAACTGCTtag